One segment of Fuscovulum ytuae DNA contains the following:
- the murD gene encoding UDP-N-acetylmuramoyl-L-alanine--D-glutamate ligase, giving the protein MIPVQGYQGRKVAVLGLGRSGLATARALIAGGAEALLWDDSPEARGKAEAEGFATLDLMRHGVLEEVALLVTSPGIPHLYPAPHRVIGRAMELGVPVDNDIGLFFRSYATRDWDGFDQAPRVVAVTGSNGKSTTTALIRHILDEAGRPVQMAGNIGRGVLDLDPAQDGEVVVLELSSYQTELARALTPDVAVFTNLSPDHLDRHGGMGGYFAAKRRLFSEGGPDRAVVGVDEVEGRFLADQLGQGAADDRVIRVSSGTKLEGFGWAVFARKGFLAEWRKGRQVASIDLREIKGLPGAHNHQNACAAYAACRTLGLGPKEIEAALRSFAGLPHRSQLVGERGGVRYVNDSKATNVDSAAKALQAFEKIRWIAGGMGKEGGIVALQPLLGSVVKAYLIGHSARDFALQIGDVPHEICETMERAVARAAEEAQAGEVVLLAPAAASFDQYPNFEKRGEDFMARVAAVLG; this is encoded by the coding sequence ATGATCCCGGTGCAGGGCTATCAGGGGCGGAAGGTGGCGGTGTTGGGCTTGGGCCGGTCGGGGCTGGCCACGGCGCGGGCGTTGATCGCCGGGGGGGCGGAGGCGCTTTTGTGGGATGACAGCCCGGAGGCGCGGGGGAAGGCCGAGGCGGAGGGCTTCGCGACGCTGGACCTGATGCGGCATGGCGTGCTGGAGGAGGTGGCGCTTTTGGTGACGAGCCCCGGCATCCCGCATCTTTACCCCGCACCTCATAGGGTTATCGGGCGGGCGATGGAGTTGGGGGTGCCGGTCGATAATGACATCGGCCTCTTTTTCCGCAGCTATGCCACGCGGGATTGGGACGGGTTCGATCAGGCGCCGCGGGTGGTGGCGGTGACGGGGTCGAACGGGAAATCGACGACCACGGCGCTGATCCGGCATATTCTGGATGAGGCGGGGCGGCCGGTGCAGATGGCGGGGAATATCGGGCGGGGGGTTCTGGACCTTGATCCGGCGCAGGATGGCGAGGTGGTGGTGTTGGAACTGTCGTCTTACCAGACCGAGCTGGCGCGCGCGCTGACCCCGGATGTGGCTGTTTTCACTAACCTTTCGCCAGATCATCTGGATCGGCATGGCGGCATGGGCGGGTATTTCGCGGCCAAGCGGCGGCTGTTTTCGGAAGGTGGCCCCGACCGTGCTGTGGTGGGTGTGGATGAGGTGGAGGGGCGGTTTCTGGCCGATCAGCTGGGGCAGGGGGCGGCGGATGATCGGGTGATCCGGGTGTCATCCGGCACGAAGCTGGAGGGGTTCGGCTGGGCGGTCTTTGCGCGCAAGGGGTTTTTGGCGGAATGGCGCAAGGGACGGCAGGTGGCATCCATAGACCTGAGGGAAATCAAAGGGTTGCCCGGCGCGCATAACCATCAGAACGCCTGCGCGGCCTATGCGGCCTGCCGAACCTTGGGCCTTGGTCCGAAGGAGATCGAGGCGGCGTTGCGGAGTTTTGCGGGCCTGCCGCATCGCAGCCAGTTGGTGGGCGAGCGGGGGGGCGTGCGGTATGTGAACGACAGCAAGGCCACCAATGTGGACAGCGCGGCCAAGGCGCTGCAAGCCTTTGAAAAGATACGCTGGATTGCCGGGGGCATGGGCAAGGAGGGGGGCATTGTCGCCTTGCAGCCGCTGTTGGGATCGGTGGTGAAGGCCTATCTTATCGGCCATTCCGCGCGGGATTTTGCCTTGCAGATCGGGGATGTGCCGCACGAGATCTGTGAGACGATGGAGCGGGCTGTAGCGCGGGCGGCGGAAGAGGCGCAGGCGGGGGAAGTGGTGCTGTTGGCCCCGGCGGCGGCGAGTTTCGACCAATATCCCAATTTCGAGAAGCGGGGCGAGGATTTCATGGCGCGGGTGGCGGCGGTTCTGGGGTAA
- a CDS encoding polyamine ABC transporter substrate-binding protein → MTTSLHLTRRRLLQGAATTLLATPMLNRAWAADPTTINMLAWYGHAEPDVVAEFEAANNVKFVPKYYAGGDNMLALISQSPPGTYDLILSDAEFVQQLNAAGYIEQMDPSLYPFDDFFPEFQKFPGHWTDDTLWSVMVRYGLLGVSYNTDALTREEAMSYNCFWNPKVTGKVGHFDWHLPSLGQMSLLNGNKPPFDIDEAAWAAVQEKTLSLKPQVGGYFDYGGTFSSLKNGEMLAMVGIGDWITGVLEKDGAKVASVIPEEGGIQWTESYSIGVGTNKHEIINKFINYMLGAEGQVKSIQMAAYPGLSPNKTGWKAIQAANPDEAKRSGLIEGADNDPIKLLREGRIFFRDTPKQQSLEDWNDFWSDYKSA, encoded by the coding sequence ATGACCACAAGCCTTCACCTGACCCGCCGCCGCCTTTTGCAAGGGGCAGCCACGACACTCCTCGCCACGCCCATGCTCAACCGGGCCTGGGCGGCCGATCCGACCACGATCAACATGCTCGCTTGGTATGGCCATGCCGAACCCGATGTCGTGGCGGAATTCGAGGCCGCCAACAACGTCAAGTTCGTGCCGAAATACTATGCCGGCGGCGACAACATGCTGGCCCTGATCAGCCAATCGCCCCCCGGCACCTATGACCTGATCCTGTCGGATGCCGAATTCGTCCAGCAGCTCAATGCTGCGGGTTACATCGAACAGATGGACCCCTCGCTGTACCCGTTCGACGACTTCTTCCCCGAATTCCAGAAATTCCCCGGCCACTGGACCGATGACACGCTCTGGTCCGTGATGGTCCGCTACGGCCTTCTCGGCGTCAGCTACAACACCGACGCCCTCACCCGCGAAGAGGCCATGAGCTATAACTGCTTCTGGAACCCCAAGGTGACGGGCAAGGTCGGGCATTTCGACTGGCACCTGCCCTCGCTGGGCCAGATGTCGCTCCTGAACGGCAACAAGCCCCCCTTCGACATCGACGAGGCGGCATGGGCGGCGGTGCAGGAAAAGACCCTCTCCCTCAAACCGCAGGTGGGCGGCTATTTCGACTATGGCGGCACCTTCAGCAGCCTGAAGAACGGCGAGATGCTGGCCATGGTCGGCATCGGCGACTGGATCACCGGCGTTCTGGAAAAGGACGGGGCCAAGGTGGCCAGCGTCATCCCCGAAGAGGGCGGCATCCAATGGACCGAAAGCTATTCCATCGGCGTCGGCACGAACAAGCATGAGATCATCAACAAGTTCATCAACTACATGCTTGGGGCCGAAGGTCAGGTCAAATCCATCCAGATGGCCGCCTATCCGGGCCTGTCGCCCAACAAGACGGGCTGGAAAGCGATCCAAGCCGCCAACCCGGATGAGGCAAAGCGTTCAGGCCTGATCGAAGGCGCCGACAACGACCCGATCAAACTGCTGCGCGAAGGCCGCATCTTCTTCCGCGACACCCCCAAACAGCAAAGCCTCGAGGACTGGAACGACTTCTGGTCCGATTACAAATCCGCCTAA
- a CDS encoding ABC transporter permease — MTPSRRFDPFPLIWRLPLLLWQGAFFVIPLLFMAAMSFWLVKNYRMEPAFAFDNWARMLGRGAFWDAYWITLGRAALAGLLATAIAFPASLFLAFRLTPAGRTFALLCLIVPFFTSFLVRAYAWQVILAESGPVNAALGSLGLGPFTMLNSGFGAMVGYLTLVLPLVVIFQTWSLVAIDRSLIEASGNLGASPARTLVSVILPAARTGIVLGALFAFIMTFGDFVSPFYLGGSKPPTLTILIIDTTKSGQQWPRAAVVAIIMILTLFAVATAALKAAYGRRG; from the coding sequence ATGACCCCATCCCGCAGGTTTGATCCTTTCCCCCTCATATGGCGCTTGCCGCTCCTGCTCTGGCAGGGTGCCTTCTTCGTCATCCCCCTCCTCTTCATGGCCGCCATGAGCTTTTGGCTGGTCAAGAACTACCGGATGGAACCGGCCTTCGCCTTCGACAACTGGGCGCGGATGCTGGGGCGCGGGGCCTTCTGGGATGCCTATTGGATCACCCTTGGCCGCGCCGCGCTGGCAGGCCTTCTGGCCACCGCCATCGCCTTTCCCGCCTCGCTCTTCCTCGCCTTCCGGCTGACACCGGCGGGGCGCACCTTCGCGCTGCTCTGCCTGATCGTGCCTTTCTTCACCTCTTTCCTCGTCCGCGCCTATGCCTGGCAGGTGATCCTTGCCGAAAGCGGCCCGGTCAACGCGGCCCTCGGCAGCCTCGGCCTTGGCCCTTTCACCATGCTCAATTCCGGCTTCGGCGCGATGGTCGGCTACCTGACGCTCGTGCTGCCCCTAGTCGTCATCTTCCAGACATGGAGCCTTGTCGCCATCGACCGCAGCCTGATCGAGGCTTCGGGCAACCTCGGCGCCTCTCCCGCCCGCACGCTGGTCAGCGTCATCCTGCCCGCCGCCCGCACCGGCATCGTCCTTGGGGCGCTTTTCGCCTTCATCATGACCTTCGGCGATTTCGTCAGCCCCTTCTACCTCGGCGGCTCCAAACCGCCCACGCTGACCATCCTCATCATCGACACCACCAAATCCGGCCAGCAATGGCCCCGCGCGGCGGTGGTGGCGATCATCATGATCCTGACGCTCTTTGCCGTGGCGACCGCCGCCCTCAAAGCCGCCTATGGGAGGCGCGGATGA
- a CDS encoding polysaccharide deacetylase family protein — protein MDWPNRAPFAAAITFDMDADSLIHAADPEGWKRPYAISMGQYGPTVGVPRILETYRRLGLRQTFFIPGWCVKTYPKAVEAILKDGHEIGCHGWIHENPSARSLAEQAEDLDRALDAIAAFSGYRPRGYRAPVYLLTNDTPALLADRGFAYDSSMMADDEPYALDLGGRSLIEIPTHWGIDDWPPFAHYAEIGYMMPVRGPSEGLAPFFEEFEAARRDGGLWHAVWHPFLTGRRARWQVVERWLETALTSGAWFATLGEIADHAEGLRQAGQLRTLPFPTYTQRQT, from the coding sequence ATGGACTGGCCCAACCGCGCCCCCTTTGCCGCTGCCATCACCTTCGACATGGATGCCGACAGCCTGATCCACGCCGCCGACCCCGAAGGCTGGAAACGCCCCTACGCCATTTCGATGGGCCAATACGGCCCCACCGTGGGCGTGCCACGCATTCTGGAAACCTATCGCCGCCTTGGCCTCCGCCAGACCTTCTTCATCCCCGGCTGGTGCGTGAAAACCTACCCCAAGGCCGTCGAAGCCATCCTGAAAGACGGGCACGAAATCGGCTGCCACGGCTGGATACACGAAAATCCCTCCGCCCGCTCCCTTGCCGAACAGGCCGAAGATCTGGACCGCGCCCTTGACGCCATCGCCGCCTTTTCAGGCTACCGCCCCCGCGGCTACCGCGCCCCGGTCTATCTGCTGACCAATGACACGCCCGCCCTCCTCGCGGATCGCGGCTTTGCCTATGACAGCTCGATGATGGCCGATGACGAACCCTACGCGCTTGATCTCGGTGGCCGCAGCCTGATCGAAATACCCACCCATTGGGGCATCGACGACTGGCCCCCCTTCGCCCATTACGCCGAGATCGGCTATATGATGCCCGTGCGCGGCCCCTCCGAAGGCCTCGCCCCTTTCTTCGAAGAATTCGAGGCCGCCCGCCGCGACGGTGGCCTCTGGCATGCGGTCTGGCATCCTTTCCTCACGGGCCGCCGCGCCCGCTGGCAGGTGGTGGAACGCTGGCTGGAAACCGCCCTCACCTCGGGCGCATGGTTCGCCACCTTGGGCGAGATCGCAGACCATGCCGAAGGCCTGCGTCAAGCAGGCCAACTCCGCACCCTGCCCTTCCCCACCTACACCCAGCGCCAAACCTGA
- a CDS encoding methyl-accepting chemotaxis protein: MMERSSRRIRFSVFGKCLAMIVLLTVIVAGSITYKASELLRDVAMEGLQALAYDSTRSTAREVAGAIKFGKTELIDTVFADLEARAADKLSSAVAFGADFVPRTQAGEVGDADLALATTLAEKALASGQVEVAENGLLIASPALFGEKGDVAGVVVTRWSSAEMEAKAEAQLMRVLWLAAAILGVLLAGAAWFLHRTLSVPLKAITQIGRRVAEGDLTEVVKQRGSDEIAQLQQTISEMVESLRGVVGNVAFAIDGVTEGSAAIASSSTQLSQSASVQAAATEQVSAAVEQMTANIQHSAENASQTEKIAAQSAQDAQKSGQAVADAMAAMARISERIGVVQEIARQTDLLALNAAVEAARAGENGRGFAVVAAEVRKLAEKSQSSASEISDLAGETLRMARMASEMLQRLVPAIQETSQLVTGLSANARELSIGTTQIATAIQSLDSVTQQNTAASESLSSSAVELSAQAEQVRGTIGYFHLDAPGGEVVSEAEPVHTPPPARMVVDMAEPQRAAA; encoded by the coding sequence ATGATGGAACGCTCTTCGCGACGGATCAGATTTTCGGTTTTTGGCAAATGCCTTGCGATGATCGTCCTGCTTACCGTGATTGTCGCGGGGAGTATTACCTATAAGGCATCGGAGCTGTTGCGGGATGTCGCGATGGAGGGGTTGCAGGCCCTTGCCTATGACAGCACGCGCAGCACCGCCCGCGAGGTGGCGGGAGCCATCAAGTTCGGCAAGACGGAGTTGATCGACACCGTATTTGCCGATCTTGAGGCGCGCGCTGCCGACAAGCTTTCATCGGCGGTGGCCTTTGGGGCCGATTTCGTGCCGCGCACGCAGGCGGGCGAGGTTGGCGATGCAGACTTGGCGCTGGCCACGACCTTGGCCGAGAAGGCCTTGGCCTCGGGTCAGGTGGAAGTGGCGGAGAACGGGCTTTTGATCGCCTCGCCCGCCCTGTTTGGTGAAAAGGGTGATGTTGCGGGCGTGGTTGTGACGCGCTGGTCCAGCGCCGAGATGGAGGCGAAGGCCGAGGCGCAGTTGATGCGGGTTCTCTGGTTGGCGGCCGCAATTCTGGGCGTGCTCTTGGCGGGGGCGGCGTGGTTTTTGCACCGGACGCTGTCGGTTCCGTTGAAAGCCATCACGCAGATCGGGCGGCGGGTTGCCGAGGGGGATTTGACCGAGGTGGTCAAGCAGCGCGGCAGCGATGAGATCGCGCAATTGCAACAGACCATCAGCGAGATGGTGGAAAGTCTGCGGGGCGTGGTCGGCAATGTGGCCTTTGCCATTGATGGCGTGACCGAAGGGAGTGCGGCGATTGCATCGTCGTCGACCCAGTTGAGCCAGAGCGCCAGCGTGCAGGCGGCGGCGACCGAGCAGGTTTCTGCGGCGGTGGAGCAGATGACGGCGAATATCCAGCATTCGGCGGAAAACGCATCGCAGACGGAGAAGATCGCCGCGCAATCGGCGCAGGATGCGCAGAAGTCGGGGCAGGCCGTGGCCGATGCGATGGCGGCAATGGCGCGTATTTCAGAGCGGATCGGCGTTGTGCAAGAGATTGCGCGGCAGACGGATCTGCTGGCCTTGAACGCGGCGGTCGAGGCGGCGCGGGCGGGCGAGAACGGGCGCGGGTTCGCGGTTGTGGCGGCCGAGGTGCGCAAGCTGGCCGAGAAGAGCCAATCTTCGGCGAGCGAGATTTCTGATCTGGCCGGTGAGACGCTGCGCATGGCGCGGATGGCGAGCGAGATGTTGCAGCGGCTGGTGCCGGCTATTCAGGAGACATCGCAGCTTGTGACCGGGTTGTCGGCCAATGCGCGCGAGCTTTCGATCGGGACGACGCAGATTGCGACGGCGATCCAGAGCCTTGACAGCGTGACGCAGCAGAACACGGCGGCGTCGGAAAGCCTGTCGTCAAGCGCGGTGGAGCTTTCGGCGCAGGCCGAGCAGGTGCGCGGGACGATTGGCTATTTCCATCTGGATGCGCCGGGTGGGGAGGTGGTGTCGGAGGCCGAGCCTGTTCACACCCCGCCCCCGGCCCGGATGGTGGTGGACATGGCGGAACCGCAGCGGGCCGCCGCCTGA
- a CDS encoding ABC transporter permease, with protein sequence MKTTNALGWVYLLALFTFVFAPIAASIIFSFNSDRFPTLPLGSFTTEWYARAFSRPEVWEAIGNSLIVATITSLLSTFIGFATAYTDFRYGFRFKQAYLALALLPPTLPLVILGLAMLAWLSQTGLSGTLTGIVIAHVVLATPFAMAICRLRLSQMDPALEAAAWNLGAGQWAAMRHVILPFCAPAVVSALCLTAAVSFDEFIVAWFVSGLNRTVPVLILEILQGNVDPQINAIGTVVFLTSMTLVIVAQALIFRRRKHV encoded by the coding sequence ATGAAAACAACCAACGCCCTCGGCTGGGTCTACCTCCTTGCCCTTTTCACCTTCGTCTTTGCCCCCATCGCGGCCAGCATCATCTTTTCCTTCAACTCCGACCGCTTCCCCACCCTGCCCTTGGGCAGTTTCACGACCGAATGGTATGCCCGCGCCTTCAGCCGCCCCGAAGTATGGGAGGCGATCGGCAACTCCCTCATCGTCGCCACGATCACCAGCCTTCTGTCCACCTTCATCGGCTTTGCCACCGCCTATACCGATTTCCGCTACGGCTTTCGCTTCAAGCAGGCCTATCTCGCGCTCGCCCTCCTGCCGCCGACCCTGCCGCTGGTGATCCTCGGCCTTGCCATGCTTGCATGGCTGTCCCAGACGGGCTTGTCGGGCACCCTCACCGGGATCGTGATCGCCCATGTCGTTCTGGCCACGCCCTTCGCCATGGCCATCTGCCGCCTGCGCCTGTCGCAAATGGACCCCGCGCTCGAGGCTGCGGCATGGAACCTCGGCGCGGGCCAATGGGCGGCGATGCGCCATGTCATCCTGCCCTTCTGCGCCCCGGCAGTGGTCAGCGCCCTCTGTCTCACCGCCGCCGTGTCCTTCGACGAATTCATCGTGGCTTGGTTCGTGTCCGGCCTGAACCGGACCGTCCCGGTCCTGATCCTTGAAATCCTGCAAGGCAATGTCGACCCGCAGATCAACGCCATCGGCACCGTCGTGTTCCTCACGTCGATGACCCTCGTGATCGTGGCGCAGGCCCTGATCTTCCGGAGACGCAAGCATGTTTGA
- a CDS encoding ABC transporter ATP-binding protein, with protein sequence MFDAPSTPLVQFRSVHKAFGTYVAVKSLDLDIRRGEFLALMGPSGCGKTTTLRMLAGLEAPTSGSITIGGRVMNDVPPHRRDTPLVWQSLALFPFLSVIENVEFGLRMRGISPKERRERAMVWLDRMALAGFENRRIDQLSGGQRQRVALARSLVTEPEMLLLDEPLSALDAHLVIRMQGVLTRLQKELGITFVYVTHSQSEAFAMADRVVIMGHGEIEQIGTPQEIFRGPRSRFVAEFVGRNNILSGPVTAGIMQTPQGGIPVSAPDGQRDIVVAADRVTVSRDRPEGAALRAAFLSEEFAGTGIICYFETPDGAEWKAQVGEKQLAALNPESGQDFWLSWDSTNTHVMER encoded by the coding sequence ATGTTTGACGCCCCCTCCACCCCGCTCGTGCAGTTCCGCTCGGTTCACAAGGCCTTTGGCACCTATGTCGCGGTCAAATCGCTCGACCTTGATATCCGGCGCGGCGAATTCCTCGCCCTGATGGGGCCGTCAGGCTGCGGCAAGACCACGACCCTGCGCATGCTCGCGGGGCTTGAGGCACCAACCTCCGGCAGCATCACCATCGGCGGGCGGGTGATGAACGACGTGCCCCCGCATCGTCGCGACACCCCGCTTGTCTGGCAGTCGCTCGCCCTCTTTCCCTTCCTTTCCGTGATCGAGAATGTCGAATTCGGCCTGCGCATGCGCGGCATATCCCCCAAAGAGCGGCGCGAAAGGGCGATGGTCTGGCTTGACCGCATGGCGCTTGCGGGCTTCGAAAACCGCCGCATCGATCAGCTTTCCGGGGGCCAGCGCCAGCGCGTCGCCCTCGCCCGCTCGCTCGTGACCGAACCCGAGATGCTGCTTCTCGACGAACCGCTCTCCGCGCTTGATGCCCATCTGGTGATCCGCATGCAGGGCGTGCTGACCCGGCTGCAAAAGGAATTGGGCATCACCTTCGTCTATGTCACCCATTCCCAATCCGAAGCCTTCGCCATGGCCGACCGCGTCGTCATCATGGGCCATGGCGAGATCGAACAGATCGGCACCCCGCAGGAAATCTTCCGTGGCCCGCGCTCGCGCTTCGTGGCCGAATTCGTGGGGCGCAACAACATCCTGTCCGGCCCCGTGACCGCCGGCATTATGCAAACCCCGCAGGGCGGCATCCCCGTCTCCGCCCCCGATGGCCAGCGCGACATCGTCGTCGCCGCCGACCGCGTCACCGTCAGCCGCGACCGCCCCGAAGGTGCGGCCCTCCGCGCCGCCTTCCTGTCCGAAGAATTCGCAGGCACCGGCATCATCTGCTATTTCGAAACCCCCGACGGCGCCGAATGGAAGGCGCAGGTGGGCGAAAAGCAACTTGCCGCACTCAATCCCGAAAGCGGGCAGGATTTCTGGCTGTCATGGGACAGCACCAACACCCATGTGATGGAACGCTGA